A stretch of the Papaver somniferum cultivar HN1 chromosome 6, ASM357369v1, whole genome shotgun sequence genome encodes the following:
- the LOC113290148 gene encoding serine/threonine-protein phosphatase 6 regulatory subunit 2-like isoform X1, whose amino-acid sequence MFWRMAGLSTASPVETILDKDNFTLDELLDEDEIIQECKALNGRLINFLRERPQVEQLLRYIVEEAPEDAEKRRTFKFPFIACEIFTCEVDIILKTLVEDEELMNLLFSFLKPDRSHSTLLAGYFSKVVVSLMMRKTVPFMNFIQAHQEIFHQLVDLIGITSIMEVLVRLIGADEHMYTNYMDAMQWLEETNVLEMIVDKFSSSDCPEVHANAAEILCAITRYAPLGLSAKISSPSFVGSLFRHALESSRPKSVLVNSLSVCVSLLDPKRLTSGPYHTYRGQLTQGPSITANPETINGMLESVGDLLKLLDVSSSDNVLPTTYGKLQPPLGKHRLKIVEFISILLSIGSEAAERELTALGAIKCILDLFFEYPFHNFLHHHVETIILACLDGKKTVLTEHLLQDCKLVEKILEAEKSVTLSTDQNKPTCPAEGRSPPRIGNIGHITRIANKLVQLGNSNSQVQAFLQENTEWGDWHANILVKRNTAENVYQWACGRPTALQDRNRDSDDDDFRDRDYDVAALANNLSQAFRYGIYSNDDAEEAHGSLERDDEDVYFDDESAEVVISSLRLGDEQDSSSLFTNSNWFAFEEDRAANERSNAEKPGPLSSSSDDEVIVGEDDDLVDTATSSVPEPSMSADDSQASVNLDESSLEEDTKRLSVGEGDKPPEWVQWRETSDIEQSPDLSNGEIGADLEDKIDGVVDTIAPVKSDLEDKIDAVVDAVTTEPSSSSDEAINTNESVEADFEGQTGVAIVSTEPSMPTLVEAIDRDEPVKGSSNLEIENPSSEPSETSVVCDIGPVSDRTLDKMEVGEAEEAVSTADVKPNAVVAIENAGSD is encoded by the exons ATGTTTTGGCGCATGGCAGGATTGTCTACGGCTTCTCCC GTAGAGACCATATTGGATAAGGATAACTTTACTCTAGATGAACTTCTTGACGAAGATGAAATAATTCAAGAATGCAAAGCTCTGAATGGCCGCCTTATCAATTT CCTTCGGGAAAGACCTCAGGTGGAGCAACTGCTTCGGTACATTGTGGAAGAAGCACCCGAGGATGCTGAAAAGAGGAGGACTTTCAA GTTCCCATTTATTGCTTGTGAGATATTTACTTGTGAAGTTGATATCATACTGAAAACATTGGTGGAGGATGAAGAG TTGATGAATTTGCTGTTCTCATTCTTGAAGCCAGACCGCTCTCACAGTACGTTACTGGCTGGCTACTTCAGTAAG GTTGTTGTGTCCTTGATGATGCGTAAAACAGTTCCTTTTATGAATTTTATCCAA GCTCATCAGGAAATTTTTCACCAGCTGGTTGATCTTATAGGAATCACATCCATTATGGAG GTTTTAGTTCGCCTAATTGGTGCTGACGAACATATGTACACCAATTATATGGATGCTATGCAGTGGTTAGAAGAAACAAATGTGCTTGAGATGATTGTGGATAAGTTTAGCTCATCG GATTGTCCTGAAGTGCATGCCAATGCAGCAGAAATTCTTTGTGCTATTACTCGATATGCTCCTCTTGGGCTTTCGGCAAAAATTTCTAGCCCTAG ctttGTGGGAAGCTTGTTCCGTCATGCACTGGAATCATCAAGACCTAAATCTGTTTTAGTCAACTCTTTATCTGTATGCGTATCTTTGTTGGATCCTAAAAGATTAACATCGGGTCCATACCATACATACAGAGGCCAGTTGACTCAAGGTCCATCAATAACTGCAAATCCAGAaacaataaatggaatgttggaGAGTGTTG GTGATTTACTTAAGCTACTGGATGTTTCGTCTAGCGATAATGTCTTACCAACCACATATGGGAAACTGCAGCCTCCTCTTGGAAAGCATCGTCTGAAG ATAGTGGAGTTCATCTCGATCTTGTTGTCTATTGGTAGTGAAGCTGCTGAGAGGGAGTTGACTGCTCTAGGAGCCATTAAGTGTATTCTTGATTTGTTTTTTGA GTACCCATTCCATAACTTTCTCCATCATCATGTGGAGACTATTATTCTCGCATGCTTGGATGGTAAGAAAACAGTACTCACTGAGCATCTTCTTCAAGATTGTAAACTTGTTGAGAAAATTCTTGAGGCGGAAAAAAGTGTCACCCTGTCAACTGATCAAAATAAG CCAACATGTCCTGCCGAAGGAAGATCACCACCCAGGATAGGGAATATTGGACACATCACACGTATAGCTAACAAACTTGTTCAGTTGGGGAATAGCAACAGTCAAGTTCAAGCATTTCTGCAG GAAAACACTGAATGGGGTGATTGGCATGCAAACATACTGGTCAAACGTAATACAGCAGAAAACGTCTATCAGTGGGCCTGCGG GAGACCAACTGCATTACAGGATCGGAATAGGGATAGCGACGATGATGATTTTCGAGACAGAGATTATGATGTAGCAGCCCTAGCTAATAACTTGAGCCAGGCCTTTCGATATGGCATTTATAGTAATGATGATGCTGAAGAG GCTCATGGCTCACTCGAACGCGATGACGAG GATGTGTACTTTGATGATGAATCTGCAGAGGTTGTGATATCATCTCTTCGTTTAGGTGATGAGCAGGACAG TAGTTCTCTTTTCACAAACTCCAATTGGTTTGCTTTTGAGGAAGACAGAGCTGCTAACGAGCGATCAAATGCAGAGAAGCCTGGTCCTCTAAGCAGTAGCAGCGATGATGAGGTCATTGTAGGCGAAGATGACGACTTAGTAGACACTGCCACGTCTTCAGTGCCTGAACCTAGCATGAGTGCTGATGATTCACAAGCATCTGTAAATTTGGATGAGAGTAGTTTGGAAGAAGATACTAAAAGACTATCTGTTGGTGAAGGTGATAAACCACCAGAGTGGGTCCAATGGAGAGAGACTTCTGATATAGAGCAGTCTCCAGATCTATCAAATGGTGAGATTGGGGCAGATTTGGAGGACAAGATCGATGGAGTTGTTGACACCATAGCTCCTGTTAAATCTGATTTGGAAGACAAGATTGATGCGGTTGTGGATGCTGTGACAACTGAACCTTCTTCCAGTTCCGACGAAGCCATAAATACTAATGAGTCGGTTGAAGCTGATTTTGAAGGCCAAACAGGTGTTGCTATTGTTTCAACTGAACCATCTATGCCCACCCTCGTTGAAGCCATTGATAGAGATGAGCCTGTTAAAGGATCATCAAATCTGGAAATTGAGAATCCTAGTTCCGAACCATCTGAAACATCAGTAGTGTGTGATATAGGTCCAGTTTCAGATCGTACACTTGATAAGATGGAAGTAGGAGAAGCAGAAGAAGCTGTCTCAACTGCAGATGTCAAGCCGAATGCGGTTGTGGCTATTGAAAATGCTGGATCAGATTGA
- the LOC113291820 gene encoding agamous-like MADS-box protein AGL81: protein MKLISNLKKRKETYQKRRIGLKKKLVEFTILCDVPACMILYGPSQGNRPVEVETWPPELDKVNGIIERYRQVPEEDKQKRRQDLYDFFQERKKKTEADLGKLRKEHDEFQYFDDQFKGLAVEQLQQVLQRLGSKMESVDERIEQKKNQDMKGMTNQSNVAPYSMPNTSFEGNMFRNNSQQQLDGSLYRPLFGGQGVLTESSQPKTNDYQPYDMFNTAYPYGNISYDPPMLSRGNMEFGNPGSSTFSMMPTPTLMPIPWSGSMPSAGYPSQAHYYQSPMQHGSSSSHEPQHSFTINSFPMSSGPALRQMNYPPERIF, encoded by the coding sequence ATGAAACTCATATCCAATttgaagaaaaggaaagaaactTATCAAAAGAGGAGGATAGGGTTAAAAAAGAAGCTCGTGGAATTCACTATACTTTGTGATGTGCCTGCGTGCATGATTCTCTATGGACCCAGCCAAGGTAACCGTCCAGTTGAAGTGGAGACATGGCCGCCTGAACTTGATAAAGTTAATGGCATTATCGAACGGTATCGACAAGTACCCGAGGAAGATAAACAAAAACGGCGTCAGGATCTTTATGATTTCTTTCAAGAACGTAAGAAGAAAACTGAAGCTGATCTCGGTAAGTTACGGAAAGAACACGATGAATTTCAATACTTTGATGATCAGTTCAAAGGGTTAGCTGTTGAGCAACTTCAACAAGTTTTACAAAGACTAGGATCCAAGATGGAAAGTGTGGATGAGAGAATCGAACAAAAGAAAAACCAGGATATGAAAGGGATGACTAACCAGTCCAATGTAGCACCTTATTCCATGCCAAACACTTCATTTGAAGGAAACATGTTCAGGAATAACAGTCAACAACAACTTGACGGGTCTCTGTATAGACCATTGTTCGGTGGTCAAGGTGTCTTAACAGAATCATCACAGCCAAAGACGAATGACTATCAACCCTATGATATGTTTAATACTGCATATCCCTACGGAAATATCTCTTACGATCCCCCAATGCTCTCAAGGGGGAACATGGAATTTGGAAATCCGGGATCCTCTACATTCAGCATGATGCCGACACCGACGTTGATGCCAATACCTTGGTCAGGTTCGATGCCTTCGGCTGGGTATCCATCTCAGGCGCATTACTATCAATCACCAATGCAGCATGGATCTTCATCATCTCATGAGCCTCAACATTCGTTCACCATCAACTCATTTCCCATGTCTTCAGGACCAGCTTTACGTCAGATGAATTACCCGCCAGAAAGAATCTTTTAG
- the LOC113290148 gene encoding serine/threonine-protein phosphatase 6 regulatory subunit 2-like isoform X2 — MFWRMAGLSTASPVETILDKDNFTLDELLDEDEIIQECKALNGRLINFLRERPQVEQLLRYIVEEAPEDAEKRRTFKFPFIACEIFTCEVDIILKTLVEDEELMNLLFSFLKPDRSHSTLLAGYFSKVVVSLMMRKTVPFMNFIQAHQEIFHQLVDLIGITSIMEVLVRLIGADEHMYTNYMDAMQWLEETNVLEMIVDKFSSSDCPEVHANAAEILCAITRYAPLGLSAKISSPSFVGSLFRHALESSRPKSVLVNSLSVCVSLLDPKRLTSGPYHTYRGQLTQGPSITANPETINGMLESVGDLLKLLDVSSSDNVLPTTYGKLQPPLGKHRLKIVEFISILLSIGSEAAERELTALGAIKCILDLFFEYPFHNFLHHHVETIILACLDGKKTVLTEHLLQDCKLVEKILEAEKSVTLSTDQNKPTCPAEGRSPPRIGNIGHITRIANKLVQLGNSNSQVQAFLQENTEWGDWHANILVKRNTAENVYQWACGRPTALQDRNRDSDDDDFRDRDYDVAALANNLSQAFRYGIYSNDDAEEAHGSLERDDEDVYFDDESAEVVISSLRLGDEQDSSLFTNSNWFAFEEDRAANERSNAEKPGPLSSSSDDEVIVGEDDDLVDTATSSVPEPSMSADDSQASVNLDESSLEEDTKRLSVGEGDKPPEWVQWRETSDIEQSPDLSNGEIGADLEDKIDGVVDTIAPVKSDLEDKIDAVVDAVTTEPSSSSDEAINTNESVEADFEGQTGVAIVSTEPSMPTLVEAIDRDEPVKGSSNLEIENPSSEPSETSVVCDIGPVSDRTLDKMEVGEAEEAVSTADVKPNAVVAIENAGSD, encoded by the exons ATGTTTTGGCGCATGGCAGGATTGTCTACGGCTTCTCCC GTAGAGACCATATTGGATAAGGATAACTTTACTCTAGATGAACTTCTTGACGAAGATGAAATAATTCAAGAATGCAAAGCTCTGAATGGCCGCCTTATCAATTT CCTTCGGGAAAGACCTCAGGTGGAGCAACTGCTTCGGTACATTGTGGAAGAAGCACCCGAGGATGCTGAAAAGAGGAGGACTTTCAA GTTCCCATTTATTGCTTGTGAGATATTTACTTGTGAAGTTGATATCATACTGAAAACATTGGTGGAGGATGAAGAG TTGATGAATTTGCTGTTCTCATTCTTGAAGCCAGACCGCTCTCACAGTACGTTACTGGCTGGCTACTTCAGTAAG GTTGTTGTGTCCTTGATGATGCGTAAAACAGTTCCTTTTATGAATTTTATCCAA GCTCATCAGGAAATTTTTCACCAGCTGGTTGATCTTATAGGAATCACATCCATTATGGAG GTTTTAGTTCGCCTAATTGGTGCTGACGAACATATGTACACCAATTATATGGATGCTATGCAGTGGTTAGAAGAAACAAATGTGCTTGAGATGATTGTGGATAAGTTTAGCTCATCG GATTGTCCTGAAGTGCATGCCAATGCAGCAGAAATTCTTTGTGCTATTACTCGATATGCTCCTCTTGGGCTTTCGGCAAAAATTTCTAGCCCTAG ctttGTGGGAAGCTTGTTCCGTCATGCACTGGAATCATCAAGACCTAAATCTGTTTTAGTCAACTCTTTATCTGTATGCGTATCTTTGTTGGATCCTAAAAGATTAACATCGGGTCCATACCATACATACAGAGGCCAGTTGACTCAAGGTCCATCAATAACTGCAAATCCAGAaacaataaatggaatgttggaGAGTGTTG GTGATTTACTTAAGCTACTGGATGTTTCGTCTAGCGATAATGTCTTACCAACCACATATGGGAAACTGCAGCCTCCTCTTGGAAAGCATCGTCTGAAG ATAGTGGAGTTCATCTCGATCTTGTTGTCTATTGGTAGTGAAGCTGCTGAGAGGGAGTTGACTGCTCTAGGAGCCATTAAGTGTATTCTTGATTTGTTTTTTGA GTACCCATTCCATAACTTTCTCCATCATCATGTGGAGACTATTATTCTCGCATGCTTGGATGGTAAGAAAACAGTACTCACTGAGCATCTTCTTCAAGATTGTAAACTTGTTGAGAAAATTCTTGAGGCGGAAAAAAGTGTCACCCTGTCAACTGATCAAAATAAG CCAACATGTCCTGCCGAAGGAAGATCACCACCCAGGATAGGGAATATTGGACACATCACACGTATAGCTAACAAACTTGTTCAGTTGGGGAATAGCAACAGTCAAGTTCAAGCATTTCTGCAG GAAAACACTGAATGGGGTGATTGGCATGCAAACATACTGGTCAAACGTAATACAGCAGAAAACGTCTATCAGTGGGCCTGCGG GAGACCAACTGCATTACAGGATCGGAATAGGGATAGCGACGATGATGATTTTCGAGACAGAGATTATGATGTAGCAGCCCTAGCTAATAACTTGAGCCAGGCCTTTCGATATGGCATTTATAGTAATGATGATGCTGAAGAG GCTCATGGCTCACTCGAACGCGATGACGAG GATGTGTACTTTGATGATGAATCTGCAGAGGTTGTGATATCATCTCTTCGTTTAGGTGATGAGCAGGACAG TTCTCTTTTCACAAACTCCAATTGGTTTGCTTTTGAGGAAGACAGAGCTGCTAACGAGCGATCAAATGCAGAGAAGCCTGGTCCTCTAAGCAGTAGCAGCGATGATGAGGTCATTGTAGGCGAAGATGACGACTTAGTAGACACTGCCACGTCTTCAGTGCCTGAACCTAGCATGAGTGCTGATGATTCACAAGCATCTGTAAATTTGGATGAGAGTAGTTTGGAAGAAGATACTAAAAGACTATCTGTTGGTGAAGGTGATAAACCACCAGAGTGGGTCCAATGGAGAGAGACTTCTGATATAGAGCAGTCTCCAGATCTATCAAATGGTGAGATTGGGGCAGATTTGGAGGACAAGATCGATGGAGTTGTTGACACCATAGCTCCTGTTAAATCTGATTTGGAAGACAAGATTGATGCGGTTGTGGATGCTGTGACAACTGAACCTTCTTCCAGTTCCGACGAAGCCATAAATACTAATGAGTCGGTTGAAGCTGATTTTGAAGGCCAAACAGGTGTTGCTATTGTTTCAACTGAACCATCTATGCCCACCCTCGTTGAAGCCATTGATAGAGATGAGCCTGTTAAAGGATCATCAAATCTGGAAATTGAGAATCCTAGTTCCGAACCATCTGAAACATCAGTAGTGTGTGATATAGGTCCAGTTTCAGATCGTACACTTGATAAGATGGAAGTAGGAGAAGCAGAAGAAGCTGTCTCAACTGCAGATGTCAAGCCGAATGCGGTTGTGGCTATTGAAAATGCTGGATCAGATTGA